The proteins below are encoded in one region of Hordeum vulgare subsp. vulgare chromosome 3H, MorexV3_pseudomolecules_assembly, whole genome shotgun sequence:
- the LOC123444807 gene encoding fructose-1,6-bisphosphatase, cytosolic, which yields MDHAADTFRTDLMTITRHVLNEQSRHPESRGDLTILLSHIVLGCKFVASAVNKAGLAKLTGLAGETNVQGEEQKKLDVLSNEVFVNALVSSGRTCVLVSEEDEEATFVDPKLRGKYCVCFDPLDGSSNIDCGVSIGTIFGIYMIKNQDTVTLEEVLQPGKDMIAAGYCMYGSSCTLVLSTGNGVNGFTLDPSLGEFIMTHPDIKIPPKGKIYSVNEGNAKNWDTPTAKYVEKCKYPTDGSSPKSLRYIGSMVADVHRTLLYGGIFLYPADKKSPNGKLRVMYEVFPMSFLMEEAGGQSFTGKGRSLDLIPTDIHERSPIFLGSSDDVEEIKALYAEEAKKAGSA from the exons ATGGATCACGCGGCGGACACGTTCCGGACGGACCTGATGACCATCACGCGGCACGTGCTCAACGAGCAGAGCAGGCACCCGGAGTCGCGCGGCGACCTCACCATCCTCCTCTCCCACATCGTCCTCGGCTGCAAGTTCGTCGCCTCCGCCGTCAACAAGGCCGGCCTCGCCAAGCTCACCGGCCTCGCAGGCGAGACCAACGTCCAG ggggaggagcagaagaagctgGACGTGCTCTCCAACGAGGTGTTCGTCAATGCCCTCGTCAGCAGCGGCCGCACC TGTGTTCTTGTgtccgaggaggacgaggaggctaCGTTCGTCGACCCAAAGCTCCGTGGAAA GTACTGTGTCTGCTTTGATCCCCTGGATGGCTCCTCCAACATCGACTGTGGCGTCTCCATTGGAACG ATCTTTGGGATCTACATGATCAAGAACCAAGACACCGTGACTCTGGAGGAAGTGCTGCAGCCTGGGAAGGACATGATTGCTGCTGGATACTGCATGTATGGGAGTTCCTGCACG CTTGTCCTGAGCACTGGAAATGGTGTCAACGGCTTCACGCTTGACCCTTCTCTTGGGGAGTTCATAATGACTCATCCAGACATCAAG ATACCGCCAAAAGGAAAGATCTATTCGGTTAATGAAGGGAATGCCAAGAACTGGGACACGCCTACTGCAAA GTACGTTGAGAAGTGCAAGTATCCCACGGATGGTTCATCACCTAAATCCTTGAGATACATTGGCAG CATGGTTGCTGATGTCCACCGCACCTTGCTATACGGCGGCATATTTCTGTACCCCGCAGACAAGAAGAGCCCGAACGGAAAGCTCCG TGTGATGTATGAGGTGTTCCCCATGTCATTCCTGATGGAGGAAGCTGGAGGCCAGTCTTTCACAGGCAAAGGACGG TCGCTCGATCTGATCCCCACCGACATCCACGAGAGATCCCCGATATTCCTCGGCAGCAGCGACGACGTGGAGGAGATCAAGGCGCTGTACGCGGAGGAAGCCAAGAAGGcaggatctgcatga
- the LOC123444808 gene encoding VAMP-like protein YKT61, producing the protein MKITALVVLKPSAGGAGGSSSSGGQGAEALVLANATDVSHFGFFQRGAAREFIVFVARTVAQRTQPGQRQSVQHEEYKVHSHNRNGLCVVAFMDDHYPVRSAFSLLNKVLDEYQKAFGDAWKAATADSTQEWPFLMDALTKFQDPAEADKLTKIQRDLDETKIILHKTIENVLQRGERLDSLVEKSSDLSAASQMFYKQAKKTNSCCTIL; encoded by the exons ATGAAGATCACGGCGCTCGTCGTGCTGAAGCCGTCGGCCGGAGGCGCTGGGGGATCCTCGTCGAGCGGCGGGCAGGGCGCCGAGGCGCTCGTGCTGGCCAACGCCACGGACGTCAGCCACTTCGGCTTCTTCCAGCGCGGCGCCGCCCGCGAGTTCATCGTCTTCGTCGCCCGCACCGTCGCCCAGCGCACCCAGCCCGGCCAGCGCCAGTCCGTCCAGCACGAAG AATACAAGGTTCACTCACACAACAGAAATGGCCTCTGTGTGGTGGCTTTTATGGATGATCACTATCCTGTACGAAGTGCATTTTCTCTTTTGAATAAG GTACTTGACGAATACCAGAAGGCTTTTGGGGATGCTTGGAAAGCTGCGACAGCAGATTCCACTCAAGAGTGGCCTTTCCTGATGGACGCTTTGACAAAATTTCAG GATCCTGCAGAGGCTGACAAGTTAACAAAAATCCAGAGGGACTTGGATGAAACAAAAATTATCCTG CATAAAACTATAGAGAATGTTCTTCAAAGAGGAGAGAGGTTGGATAGCTTGGTTGAAAAAAGCTCAGACCTCAGTGCTGCTTCACAG atgttctacaaGCAGGCGAAGAAAACAAACAGTTGTTGTACTATACTCTGA
- the LOC123444810 gene encoding histone H3.2-like: protein MARTKQTARKSTGGKAPRKQLATKAARKSAPATGGVKKPHRFRPGTVALREIRKYQKSTELLIRKLPFQRLVREIAQDFKTDLRFQSSAVSALQEAAESYLVGLFEDTNLCAIHAKRVTIMPKDIQLARRIRGERA, encoded by the coding sequence ATGGCGCGCACCAAGCAGACGGCGAGGAAGTCGACCGGCGGCAAGGCGCCGAGGAAGCAGCTGGCGACCAAGGCGGCGCGCAAGTCGGCCCCGGCCACCGGCGGCGTGAAGAAGCCCCACCGCTTCCGCCCCGGCACCGTGGCGCTCCGGGAGATCCGCAAGTACCAGAAGAGCACGGAGCTGCTGATCCGCAAGCTGCCGTTCCAGCGCCTGGTGCGGGAGATCGCGCAGGACTTCAAGACCGACCTCCGCTTCCAGAGCTCCGCCGTGTCCGCGCTCCAGGAGGCCGCCGAGTCGTACCTCGTCGGGCTCTTCGAGGACACCAACCTCTGCGCCATCCACGCCAAGCGCGTCACCATCATGCCCAAGGACATCCAGCTCGCCCGCCGCATCCGCGGGGAGAGGGCCTAG